One stretch of Nitrospirota bacterium DNA includes these proteins:
- a CDS encoding GDP-L-fucose synthase, with amino-acid sequence MNKGSKIYVSGHRGLVGRAVMRRLEVGGYSNIVVRGREELDLKSQEAVKEFFMAERPEYVFLAAAKVGGIMANNTYPAEFIYDNLVIETNVVHNSYLSGVKKLLFLGSSCIYPKFAPQPMKEEYLLAGILEPTNEPYAIAKIAGIILCQSYNRQYGTGYISAMPTNLYGPYDNFDLNNSHVLPAMIKKFHDSKAAMERGVESPVVLWGTGSPCREFLHVDDLADALIFLMDNYNDNVTINVGTGTDQTIAELAEIVKDVVGFKGEVIWDSTKPDGTPRKLLDTYRLTKLGWSPKITLRDGIRSTYDWFCKNYENIK; translated from the coding sequence ATGAATAAAGGTTCAAAAATATATGTAAGCGGCCACAGAGGGCTTGTGGGACGCGCCGTGATGAGGCGTTTGGAGGTTGGCGGTTACTCTAACATAGTGGTAAGGGGGCGGGAGGAGCTGGACCTTAAATCCCAGGAGGCGGTAAAAGAGTTTTTTATGGCAGAGAGGCCGGAATATGTTTTTTTGGCAGCCGCAAAAGTCGGCGGTATAATGGCAAATAACACATATCCAGCCGAGTTCATATATGACAATCTGGTAATAGAGACAAATGTGGTTCACAACTCTTATTTAAGCGGCGTAAAGAAATTGCTTTTTTTGGGTAGTTCCTGCATTTATCCCAAATTTGCCCCGCAGCCTATGAAAGAAGAGTATCTCTTAGCAGGCATTTTGGAGCCCACAAACGAGCCCTACGCTATTGCTAAAATAGCTGGTATAATACTCTGTCAGTCATACAACAGACAGTACGGTACAGGCTATATCTCAGCAATGCCCACTAATCTTTACGGGCCCTACGATAACTTTGATCTTAACAATTCGCATGTTTTACCCGCGATGATAAAGAAATTCCATGACAGCAAAGCTGCAATGGAAAGAGGCGTTGAAAGTCCTGTCGTTCTATGGGGAACAGGCAGCCCCTGCAGGGAGTTTTTACACGTTGACGACCTTGCTGATGCTCTAATCTTTTTAATGGACAACTACAATGACAACGTAACAATAAACGTGGGTACCGGTACAGATCAGACCATAGCCGAGCTTGCAGAAATTGTAAAGGATGTCGTAGGTTTTAAGGGTGAGGTAATATGGGACAGTACAAAACCCGACGGCACTCCAAGAAAACTCCTTGATACATATAGACTTACAAAACTCGGCTGGAGCCCCAAAATAACCCTGCGGGACGGTATCAGAAGCACTTACGACTGGTTTTGTAAAAACTATGAAAATATCAAATAA